In the genome of Nakaseomyces glabratus chromosome K, complete sequence, the window GGACCATGTTGAGTCAGGCCAATGTACAGCATTACCTGAAGAGTATATCCTAAAACAATCCAAGAATGGCAAGACAGAGAGGAAAGTGAATAGAGtcaaaatgataaaaacCTCTAATGGGCAATCCCGTTTTATCTCAACAACACGAAGCATTATGGATTCGAAAGTACTTCTCAATGAAGACGCGATGGAAGCACTTACAATTGTGGCAGAACACGCCAAAAGAAGTGATATATTGACCAAATACGGAACAAACAAGATATTACTTGACTCTGCTGACTTTGATAAGGATGTGTTAGAgtcaaaaccaaaaaatcGCTACACAGAGGAACCACTAGAagacgaagaagaagaagaagaagagatggGCGGCCACCCATTTTTTGGTAGACAAAAAATCCCAAGCTTTAAGCCATTGGATACCGAAAACACAAATAAACAGGATCAATGCATCAAAAAGAACTCCGCCGACCAACATGTTCCTCCTTTGGATTCGGAACAAAGCTCCATGAACTTAGATTACCTGTTAGAATTTGAGGCTGGTACTCAATCGGTGAAGAATCCTCTTCCTAGATTCAATAAGGATGTGATATCCAAGCAATCACAGAGGAGCTTAGAAGAATACACAACATTGTACACTGAATACTTCAAAGATACCTTTAATTGAGAGTTAACACTGTACCTTGTGCTTCTGCATATCCTTGGACCATACTTATTACCGAACTTGCTTTCACCAGCACTCCGGCAAGAATCCATGCATATTATAATTGATCTTCATATTCCTCTTTTTTTAGCCCCTCTAAATTAATGTTTATTTTCTATGGTCTTTCTATACACACATATAAAGTAAATACGCATAAATCGATGaaatacatatataaacaaaGTGAGTCTATCATAAGAGATACTTCTACACTTTTTCGAATTCTGAATATTGTCAAAAATGGGAGCTCCTAAAACCATAGTACTTGAAATCAGGACTATATGATTCAGACACAAACAATCACAAATCACgaaaaatacaaaatatcaaaaccttaaatttttgttgcgatgagctccTCCATGAAATCAATAACAATGCAGTAAACAAAATTAGTATCATATTTGTTAACTTAGAAATATTGAACGTCGTACATTTGACAGTATTTATTGGCTTTAGTAGATCAACAAAGGACGGTCGAGCCATTTTTGGACGCAGACATTCAACTAAGTTTTTTCTCAAAACACAAAACACCAAAATCATTTATCTAACGCGAATTAATATCTTCTACAAGAAAGCAAAAGACTGGAGATAATTTTCCTATATATATGAGAATAAGACAATAATGTCGCATAATCAACAAGATGAGGAAGATATAAACTTCCAGGAACTTGTAGGAAATTTATTAAGTACACATAATGAACAAATTAACGAAGACGAAACGGACAACCAGCAGAATGAGGATCCACATATCGATTTACCCGATTTACACACTGCTGAAGATGACCTAGTTGCTGTGGTAGCTAATGCTATTCAGAACATGGACGTAGTTGAGGGCTCACATCAAATAGAACAGACACCCACTCAAACACACAGCAGTCATGACGATCAAATGGAAATTGATAAGGATATCGAGCTtgatgaggaagaaagaCAACACCGAGAATGGGCAAGGCTACTGCGACAAGGCATCTTGGAGACAGAAAAAACAGAGACTGATAATATTGATCACATACAAGAAAATGAGGAGAATCTagatgatgaggatgaaaaTCTAAGAAGAGCCATTTTGGAATCATTAAATGAGCTAAATGTACCGCAATCGACTAAACAAACTAAGAAAGCTtctaagaagaagaagaaagaaaaagataaagataaaaataaaaagcCAGAGAAAGGAACCGAAAAGAAGCCTGATAagaaatcagaaaagaaatcagaaaagaaatcagaaaagaaatcagaaaagaaatcagaaaagaaatcagaaaagaGTACAGATAAGAAATCAGATAGAAAGCAGGAAAAAAAGTCCGACAAAAAGAGTACTAAAAAATCtgacaaaaaattaataaaaaaatctgATAATTTAGTAATACCGAAAACTCCCTCCAAGATACAacaaaaatcaaataatcaATCTGAACAACTAAAGAccattgatgatgatatcAGCTTACTAAATTTTGAAGACGTGATCCAAGGCTTTATGAAGGAAGGTGAAGAAGCTGGTAACAAATATGCAACAGCTGGCGATGATAATTTTGCCGCTgatgaaattgttgaagCAACTTTGAAAGCCTTTGAAAAGGAGCTTCTCAATGTTActgaaaaagataaaaaaaagaagaaaaaaccAATACGACAGtcttcaacaacaaaagatACTgctatttcaaatttgaaatcaaaaactaaaaagTCGAAAAAGGATAATAAAACTATCACCCCTAATCATATTTCAACAGTGGCCAAAAAGCATATTTCTAATGAAACTCCTAAGGCTAATTTACAaacagatgatgatgagtACGCCAAGGCATTAGCTGATGTTGTAGAGCAAGTTGTGAGCAAATCGTTTGTTTCCAATGAAAAAGCCTCtgagatgaagaaaaaagccGAAACGCCTAGAGCTGTGATACCGCCTATACAGAAACGTATAAGTGGTCCAAGCAGTTTAcagaaacaacaacaagTGATTCCTAAGGAGAAAGTTGCACAGAAATCCAAGTCTGTGAAAGAGACAAAACATAAGAAAGATGTAAAAAAACAGAAACCAGAGAAAACACACAAACTAGAGGCTGCTGAGGAGCCTTTTGATATGAATGCTATCATGAAAAATGCTATGGATATGGCATTTCAAAACCATGAGAGCAATGACCTGGATACTTCAGTTATTGAAGAATTCAACCGTGGGCTAGGCGATATGACCATTGCGGACATTCTTGCTCCAAAAAGCTTGAAagcaaagaagaaaacgatctctaaaaagaaatcttcAGCAGAATTAGATGATAGGGGGTCTGATAAAAGCAAATCCAAACTAATAGCAACAAAGTCGAAACTCCCAGATAAGGTTGATAACAATAACCACCGTTTACCAAGTGCTGCTGTGGTTACACCTAGTGTAGTTCATGAAACTAATctagaagagaagaaaaaggatTTAAAAGCgaaagataataaaacaGAACTTACTGATTTAAGAGTCAAGACACTACCATCCTCTCAACAAATTAAAGTTTTTAAAGTTAATGCTGGCGGTAGGGAAGCTGTTAATCATGATGCTAGTGCCCCAATATTAcataaaatcaaattctCCAATCGTTCAGATGAAAGACAGAAAACGATGCCAGTAACAAAAACAATAGAAACTACAAGAATGAAACTCTCTAAGCAATATTTAGCTGCTGTTAATGAAGCAGTTTCCCTagtcaagaagaaaagggCTGCCTTGAATaaacagaagaaggaagaagagagGAGGTTAAGACAGGAGCGAAAAGAACAGAAGAAACTCAAGAAACTTCaagagaaggagaagaaagagaaggagTCCAGAGAACTAGAGGAAATCGTGGCAAAAGGACCACCATATCCAGCAGATCTTAGATTGACGAAAAGCGGCAGACCAAAAAAGCCATATAGAAGGTGGACAAAGGAAGAAATGGAGGCAAGAGTGCAAAAAAGTACTGAGGAAGCATTAAAACCaaagaaagtgaaaaaggtaaagaaaaagaaagataagaaaCCTAAAAAACTCTCATTAAAtgcattgaagaaaataccaCTGTTCAACTTGTCGAAAGGGTTAACTCCATTAATGGCAAGTTTAAGTTACCTGTCTGATGGAAAATCCAGCAGAAAAGAttctcaaaataataacattGTTCAGAAGTCTAATAATATGAGTTCTGAGGAGATGGCGATGAATGCTGcaaaaaatcagaaaaatGCAACAAACATTACGTATTATGATCCATCATGTGATGCAATTGTCCGCAAAGAGATCATCGAATACCATCCTCCTTGGGTAATACCTAACAATCCTCCATTAACTCTTCCAGTCGTTACTCTCCTAAGAAGAGATGCGATTGACAAACTGGTTCCAAGTGGTAAAGCAAGCAAacgaaagaaaaaaacatCCGAATATGGAACAGTTAGTGCTAGAGAAAAGATGATGTCTTCTATTTTGGGTCCAATTGTCAATACTTTGAAAGCTGCAGCAAAAGCTAAGACTGCCTCAGGTGCATCCCCAGAAGAAGCAAGCAAATACCTAGCAACTATTATTCAATACACAAAAAACACAATAGTGAAGGCCCTTCTAAATGCTAGGTCATCACAATTGCAATCAATCAAAACGGAGACATCAGTACGTCTTGATTCTCCATCTTTGACTAATGGAAGTCAAACCATTCCTATTTTCAATTCAAGGAAGATAGTGAATTCTGGTAACCGTGAAGGGAATTTAATAAGCCCAAAAAAAGGTACAATCACAATTGATGACAAAGAAGACACAACCAAGAAACACGCAGTTCCtataaaaattgaagaagaagtgaCAATTCATGACTTTACGCCTGTGAGGACGCAAATACCATGGAATAATTATCACATCTTATTGTCAAACAATGACGCAATAAAAGAATACGAAAGATTACAACTTTGGAGAGAAGCAACTGTCAATGATATCTGTCATAACAACGGACACATTAATGACATCTCTAATGATGACATCAATATGATCAATTCAGATCATGGAGATATGACCGATGACGGGGAAATGGCTATCGATCCATCTTTATATGGTATGGATAAAAGTGCATCTCATCCTATTGAAAACAACATAGAACCTGTCTTATCTcataataacaaaacttCCCAACCAACCTCAATATTAATAGAAGACAATGAACTTCATCCTCCAAGTACGAAACATATAGagaaaaacttcaaaaatacaCCAAACTCTGTTGGGAATTATGCACATATTGTAGATATTAACGATGAAAGCCATAGCATCACGATAGATGTTGGAGTAGACGAATCCGTAGAAAACCCGCTATCAGAGATTAACGAAACACATGTAAAGTTTGACAATCCCAAGCCGACATCTCGTGATTCTGATGCGCATATCTCAACAGGTTCTAACAAAGCTGACAATCACAAAAGTTCAGACGAGAATAATACTAGTGAGGAAATTGGTAGCCAGAGAAACTTCAATTCAAATGATAATGACAAAGGTCCATTGATAAATAGGTTGATCCGTGAACAGCTCATAGATTTGGATCATGAATCACAAAAAGAAGGCTCTATGCCAGATTTTAGTGATCTGATTTCTAATACACTAAGCTCTGTACTGCCTGAAATTGAGAAAAGTGCAACGACGATGAAAAAACCAAGAAAGGTTAATAAAGAAACACCAAACAATGTATTAAACTTAGATGGGTTAGTGCCACCTGTTAGCAAGATAATTAAGAAGGAGGAAAGCGCTGAAAGACTATCTCCAACTGGTCGCGTGAATCACACTTTGCCTAAAAAACTAGTTATACCGTTAAACAACATCTCGAACTCCAATAACACATTACCTTCTGTAAAAACTGAGGAGAAATCAGTAGTTAAAAAAGAGGTGGTAAAAATTGTAAAACCCAGACCAGTTACTCCTACCTTCAGCTTCAATATCCcgaatttgaaaaactaTCCTGGTATGGCTACACTAGTAACTAAGTTGTTAAAGAAGTATCTTACCGCAGAGGAGTTTAACCAATTCAAAAGGGAATCTAATAAAGagaggaaaagaaaatggagGGAAGCGAACTCGCAGAAAAACTGGGAGAATGATCTAAGATCACGGCTAAAGAGGCGCGCTAATGAAAAGTTTGGACctgaaaataatgaagCGAAACAGAAATGGattcaagaagaatttgACTCAAGGGTTTCAAAAGACAAAATTAAACTCGAAGGAAGTGAAACGATAGATAGATCGGGAAACACAGTGATGACTGACAGCGATTCTTTACAAATTCTTGCAGGTAGTTTCGGTAAATTAGATCTTGCTAGAAAAATCGAAACAGAAGTTAATGACATTATCGAAGATTTCATTGAGAACTCTAACAAGAAAAAACGGAAAGTGACGAAAAATAAAGACATTCCAGCCAACTAATTGATTTaagaaaatcaaagaagggcgttgtattatattatttttttctagaTGACACTTTTTAActtattattataaataaaatatattccTAAAATCTTTACTACTGGACAAGTTTTTCATGCAAATGATATTTTGGGATGGTAATAATATTCACAATTGTAGTATGATCTTTTCACATCCTTCCAATCAGGAAGCTTGCCCTTCAAATCGACATATGTGTATTCACAATTCATACCATAAGTTGCAACATCAACTTCTACAATCTTCTTATAAACGTCATAACAAAGTGGTCTATCAGCACCCAACCCGTTGAAGAACGAGAAAACACCTTCTGGATTAACCAGACCGACAACGATATCGTATAAATCCAGCATATCTTCGTAGTGTTCACTAAATGTGTCATAATATATTCCATCAAAAAACACATTACCCTCATCTAATAATTTGTTCAGTGAGTCTTGCCATTTACCCTCCAAAATCACAACATTTGGCTTCTGATACCAACCGtcatttttcattttctttagTACATCGGGATGCGCTTCGCAAATATAGTGTTTTTTTGGATTCCTCTCTTGTATAAATGTGTCAATGATGCCCATACCAAATCCAATATTAAGTACCACAGACTCTCCCACTGGTTTGCGTGAAACCAATGTATCAGCAGCTAGTTTCATTATGTCAGTTTCCCAATCCATCATAACACCAtctttattgttttctgTTATCAGCGCATCTTCTGTATACTTTAATTTTGTATTTAAGTAGGTGTCTGGATCTGCTGCAGTAGCATCATCATCCGAAACAGATGAAACCTTGCCCGTGCTGTCATCAAGTGCATCTTTTGGTACCACTTCCGCTGACGCCTCAGCACATATATCAATCTCATTTTCATCGATGAATTCCACGTCACCTCCATTCAACTTACGAAGTAGTAATTCAGCACTAACTCCCGCTTCGACGACACGCTGATATAATGGAGACTCTCTGTTACCACCATTTCTTTCGAGAATCAAGTCACCAACCGTTTTGTTCTCGAAGTCTATAAAATTCCACCCGGCACCATACTCAAAAAGCATATCCATCATGTGTAACACCACTTGCTCTTCATCATCGCTCAGGTTTCCAGGCAACGACCTGGCAAGTATATGCAACGGAGTAGTATTGGATTGCTCCTCCTCATCAGATACCTCATCAGCATCTTCTCGAAGCTCACTTCTTTCAAACGCTGCCACTTGCTCTAACGTGTACGTTGCAGGAATACCAGCCTTTAGGAACCGAGAGAGCTCCCCAAGATAGTGCTCTTCCGAAATTGGTCTCACCGGAAAGGTTAGTAGACTATGTAGCTCAGACATCAATTAATTTACACCTTGAGAGAACAAAAACTTATCCTAATGGACTATCAGTCAGACTCATCAgtgaagctcatcgcaagctcatcgctgtTTTTAATGAttctgaattttttttcagctaAAATTCGGGATCAACGCTGCTTCCAGTTTTCAAGAaacaaatttcaaagaaacttGAGAAAACAGGAACCGGGAAACAAGACCCTCAAAGTTAAATCGAGGTCTTGAACGGACAAGGTAAGGCTTTTGATCTTTCAACTTAAACCGCTACATATTCAGTTGAATAACAGTGATCTGCTACTGAAGTGTTTCTAAGCCTTTGAGTTTGAATAGTACTGCATCTCGACGATCCGGATCACTCATACTTTTTTTGGGGTAGCATATTGACATCGAGAAGTCATAGATCATAGATAAATATTTGTGGTAGTTGTATTTTACAGTTTATTGATTTTGGTTGTAATTTAAAGGCATTGTATAGTAGGACAATTTTTGCAACCATCTTAAGGGGAAAACAATTTGGTTATATAGGATTTACTGGTGCCGGAATTGAAGGAATGGACATATGACTTCGAGAAAACGATCCCCACACGAATTTATCTTTAAAGAAGAGCTTGGTCATGGCTCGTACTCTACTGTTTACAAAGCGCTAGACAAAAAGGATCTCAAAAAACCATATGCCATCAAAGTGTGTTCAAAGAGGCATATAATCAAAGAAGCCAAGGTGAAGTATGTCACGATTGAGAAGAATACCTTAAACCTTCTGGCTCGTGGGAACCATCCAGGAATCGTAAAGCTATACTATACCTTCcatgatgaagaaaacttGTATTTTGTATTGGACTATGCCTCTGGTGGTGAGTTACTGTCATTGTTACATAAGATGGGGACTTTCACGGACAGCTGGGCAAAACACTTTGCAGCACAATTAGTGGATACATTAGAGTTTATGCATGCAAGGGGAGTTATACATAGAGACTTAAAGCCAGAAAATGTTCTTTTAAGTAAGGAGGGTATACTTATGATTACAGATTTTGGTGCAGCAGCAACTCAGAACAATTTCTCCGATAAGGATAATACCAGATCAAATGCGAACGAAGGCATTCCTAAGGATGATGTGCCATCCTCTGGCGATAAGACTGAATGTTCATCCTTTGTTGGTACTGCAGAATACGTTTCACCCGAACTACTTCTGTATAATAAGTGCAGTTTTGGTTCAGACATTTGGGCATTAGGCTGTATGGTATATCAATTCATTCAAGGTTTCCCACCATTCAGAGGCGAAAATGAACTGAAGACGTTTGAGAAAATAGTATCGTTGGATTATTCGTGGAACCCAGAACGACAAACCAACTTTGGGACTATCAACATTCAAGTGGTAAATCTAGTAAGGCGAATGTTGACCATTGATACTACTCAGAGAGCTACTATAGATCAAATAAAACGGGATCCGTGGTTTGCAAATGTTGACTGGGGtgacaaaaagaaattgtgGAGAGGAATATGGCAGAtacaaaatcaaataacTCCTACAAATGCTTATATATCTCCTTCTAATATGCATACAAATGTTAGTCACCAAAATATACTACAAAACCGCCAACTGCACGTAATAGACACGCCACTGAGAAATATCCCCGTTACTAAACAAAAGAGGAAAAAGCCAGCCAAAGAATTCAACACCACTAGCAGTATTGTAGAATGGAGAAAAAAGTTAGGTATTGCGTCCTCATCCACTCACAATAGCACACAAAGCATTAGCAACATTGTCGTGGACTCGTTTAAACCAGAACTACCGACCAACAAAGTTATAATAACTAAAGAGATACCAGTTGGCAATGTATCTATAAATCAAGTTGGCGCAAATCTTGATAGCCAGTCACCAATACCCACTTCTATGAAGCTGCAAAATCAACCCTCTAATAAGGAATTAAATCGTACACCACAAACGATCCATCCCATACCAGCAATCAACTCACTCAACTCACCAACATTACCCAATCCAAATCCAAATCCAATACCTCCGCATCAAGATttaaaaggaaaaataaatcattCTAACGAGCCGGCCATTGTCTCTGCTAGTCAGTCGAATTTCGTCAATCCAGCCCATATTGGCCATAACAGCGCTGTTCGTGAAATAGCGGAAACTAAAAAAAGAGACCAGCAAAGGAACATATCTAACTCAAATATGAATTTAAACTATACCAACAGTTTGGAAGAAGTGCCTCAAATGAATGACGGTGGCCTATCAAATGGAGTTCAAGATGAAAATAGATCCAGACAAAGCAGTACTTCTAACGTTGAAGCTAGCCAGTCCACTATGAGGATAGCATGTGATATGCCTAATGGTGATAGCAAACTCAAAAACCAATCATCTCAAGTTGAGAGAGAAGAAACCATTAAAAAACCTTTGAAAATAACACCAGGCTTAGAGATCTTGAAACAAGATTTTGTTTACGTCAAAACAATTAGCTATGATGCTGCTGGACCAGACATGGCTATTAACTCTTATAAAACAATCAACGATGATCTGATCACATCATTAGTTGCAAAACACAAGAGTTCTTTAAGACCAATAAACATATTTCCACAACTTCTTGTTTTATACAAGGATGGATCTCTGGCTTATAAAGAAGTGAATACAGAATCTAGGAAAGGTGAAAAAGCTCTGAATCCTATGGTCAACCTGGGTGACGTGAACCTTTCTATGTATGATTTCGAGTTTGATGAATCTTTGCGAAGGGGTTTTTTAATACTGGagaaatataaatacaaaTTATGGTTTATCTCATTACCATCATATTCATTGCTTGCAACATTCCCAAGAGAACTGACTACGagattattaataaataacaatGAGAAATGGATTGACAGTTTTTTCCGTACAAGGAAAATCATTGAGAATGGATTTGATatagataaaaaaatagaaggTCTAGATATTAAGGAGAAAAAGGAAACACCAGCTGGTAAACCCAAGGACGAGCTAATTTCACCAACAACCGAAAAGAATGGCAGTCTACCGCCTAAAAAGGCAGATTCgataaaatcaaagaaatccATTTCAAGTTCTTTGAATTCTTCCACACCACCTGTTCTTAAAAAGAAGCAGGCAACTGACGTAAAGGAAAAACCCTTAAGTAAAGAATCCATGAATTCAAGTACGACAAAAACGAAAAAACCCATTAAACCTAAACTTCGCCAACCTCCTCATATCAATACAGGCCACAGTTCTTTAGTTAATACTACGAACTCCGGTAGAAAACGATCCGTATCGAGCACACCAAGCACACCTCAATCTCCAGTTCCGAACATGAAAGTCCCTCCCAGACCAGGCTCAGTAAGCCATGGTTCTCCTATTCAATATTCACCTTCAGCATTCAGCCCAAAACCAGGAGCTAATTCTGAGAAAATTCATGTTAGTAGCAGCAGATATGAAGTGATTCAAAGTATCAAAAACAATGGTAATCTCATTGATAGAAACCAAGCAAGTAGTGGAGCATCCGCGGCATTTAGAAGTTTGCAGAAACGCTAAAGAATCTTGGACTGATAGCAATCATTATCATCCAAGAATGTTTGGGAATTAATGAAAGGTGTACTTATGTATTTGAAATATGATggcatatatatatattagttTGGAAACGAAAATGCATATTTATTCTATTCATAGTTAAATCATACTCCATTTTAACGTGATGAAGTCCTAGAGTAATTAATACCAAAATGACAACAAATAGCTTGTAAATTAGCGTCCTTAGCAGCGacaaaatatcaaagatTGATAATTTTAACCACATGGTGGACTGAAGCTCTTTGAAACAGTAGcactatatatataaaaaaaacttttcaTAAACTCGAAAGAAGAACTTCATGCAATAAATGCCAAGACCAACAAAACTATCAGAGCTATAATCAACAACATTATACAACAGTCATTGTATCTCtccttatttttttcataaaCCCACTCAAGTTGTCGTCTACCTCGAGCAAGTTTACCAGCAACAGTATCCATACCTTGATCCATATCGTCCAGCAATTGACCTTGATCTTCTAGCTCTTGACCCATAGTTTCTGCCTGCAGATGTAAGTTTTTCATGGTCTGGTGTATATCATCCAGCTGAGTGTCTTGCTCCCTAAGCATTTGTTCTTGGAATGGATTCGCTTGACCTCCAGTCATGTTATTCTGATCATCAGGCTCTTCTAGGTCAACGGTAATGTTTGCCTCCGCCTGAGAATTGTGTGTATCCAATTGTACCTTGAATCGAAGTTTCAGCTTTTCATATTGGTCTTTCAGTTGCGCTATAGTTTCTCTTctgttttcaatatcaacGCCATTAGCGTTATTTTTCTCAATAACATCAACACTACGGTTCAGATCGACTAGAGTCTCAGCAATATCATCTACTATCTCCTGAACTTCTGCAACTTCCTCATCCTGTGGTGAAATTGAGCTAGAACTCTCATGCTGGCTCAAATACTGCGCCAGCCTCTTCATCTGCTCTCTCGTGTCATCTACAACTTCCTGAAATGGATCAGCACTCATTTTTTCCTGATTGAAATCTCAATTAGCAGTTTCAGCTCTAGTTCCctatatataatatatgtTTATCCCAGTACTTGTTTTAATACTTTGGCAATACACAGTGATAAAACAGCATCAATCGTTAGTGTTATTCCTTCACTTTTTCTTGACAATTTAGCCCAAAAAAATTAGgttagctcatcgcaagaaTAACACTACAAGAGAGACAATAGTTGAATACCAACGACCCGAACAAAGTAGTGCGGTATAGACCAATTGAATAATACAATATTTACAACGTGATGGAGATCAGCGATGTTTTGTCTAAGGAACCTGAAGCCTGtgcaccaccaccatcagAGCCTGTTGTTAAGCCAGAGCCGGAAGTAAAACAAGAGAAACAGGATATCAAGACGGAGTCGCCAGTAGCTACACCGGCAATTTCTCTTACTGAACAGAAACCAGCTACAGGTAGTGGGATCAACTTGGTAGAGACAATAGGTGGATCTCAGACAAGGAGATACCTAAATGATAAGGTAACACCAGTTTTATTGGAGGGCATGCGTAAGATAGCTGTGGAGCAACCTGCAGATCCGCTACGGGTATTGGGTGAATATCTGATAGAACGCAGTGACAATTAAAGCATTAGGGACATACACTTgtatataataatgaatataaaatgtactacataataatattgagGACAACAATTTTCGCTTCCTGATGGGATGAATCATTTCACATTACGCAAAGGGAATATTTAACA includes:
- the STP1 gene encoding Stp1p (CAGL0K06413g~Ortholog(s) have RNA polymerase II core promoter proximal region sequence-specific DNA binding, transcriptional activator activity, RNA polymerase II core promoter proximal region sequence-specific binding activity) — protein: MLGREPWIVSSTFELDNKDVVGRKLVKEEEVSKTRHEQEEFVCHYCDARFKIRGYLTRHIKKHALQKAYYCPYYNEKAPPDLRCHNNGGFSRRDTYKAHMKTRHIMYPSGVKSQERFKSSGHCSHCGEYSPNVEFWVEDHVESGQCTALPEEYILKQSKNGKTERKVNRVKMIKTSNGQSRFISTTRSIMDSKVLLNEDAMEALTIVAEHAKRSDILTKYGTNKILLDSADFDKDVLESKPKNRYTEEPLEDEEEEEEEMGGHPFFGRQKIPSFKPLDTENTNKQDQCIKKNSADQHVPPLDSEQSSMNLDYLLEFEAGTQSVKNPLPRFNKDVISKQSQRSLEEYTTLYTEYFKDTFN
- the SPP41 gene encoding Spp41p (CAGL0K06435g~Ortholog(s) have role in negative regulation of transcription from RNA polymerase II promoter and cytosol, nucleus localization) codes for the protein MSHNQQDEEDINFQELVGNLLSTHNEQINEDETDNQQNEDPHIDLPDLHTAEDDLVAVVANAIQNMDVVEGSHQIEQTPTQTHSSHDDQMEIDKDIELDEEERQHREWARLLRQGILETEKTETDNIDHIQENEENLDDEDENLRRAILESLNELNVPQSTKQTKKASKKKKKEKDKDKNKKPEKGTEKKPDKKSEKKSEKKSEKKSEKKSEKKSEKSTDKKSDRKQEKKSDKKSTKKSDKKLIKKSDNLVIPKTPSKIQQKSNNQSEQLKTIDDDISLLNFEDVIQGFMKEGEEAGNKYATAGDDNFAADEIVEATLKAFEKELLNVTEKDKKKKKKPIRQSSTTKDTAISNLKSKTKKSKKDNKTITPNHISTVAKKHISNETPKANLQTDDDEYAKALADVVEQVVSKSFVSNEKASEMKKKAETPRAVIPPIQKRISGPSSLQKQQQVIPKEKVAQKSKSVKETKHKKDVKKQKPEKTHKLEAAEEPFDMNAIMKNAMDMAFQNHESNDLDTSVIEEFNRGLGDMTIADILAPKSLKAKKKTISKKKSSAELDDRGSDKSKSKLIATKSKLPDKVDNNNHRLPSAAVVTPSVVHETNLEEKKKDLKAKDNKTELTDLRVKTLPSSQQIKVFKVNAGGREAVNHDASAPILHKIKFSNRSDERQKTMPVTKTIETTRMKLSKQYLAAVNEAVSLVKKKRAALNKQKKEEERRLRQERKEQKKLKKLQEKEKKEKESRELEEIVAKGPPYPADLRLTKSGRPKKPYRRWTKEEMEARVQKSTEEALKPKKVKKVKKKKDKKPKKLSLNALKKIPLFNLSKGLTPLMASLSYLSDGKSSRKDSQNNNIVQKSNNMSSEEMAMNAAKNQKNATNITYYDPSCDAIVRKEIIEYHPPWVIPNNPPLTLPVVTLLRRDAIDKLVPSGKASKRKKKTSEYGTVSAREKMMSSILGPIVNTLKAAAKAKTASGASPEEASKYLATIIQYTKNTIVKALLNARSSQLQSIKTETSVRLDSPSLTNGSQTIPIFNSRKIVNSGNREGNLISPKKGTITIDDKEDTTKKHAVPIKIEEEVTIHDFTPVRTQIPWNNYHILLSNNDAIKEYERLQLWREATVNDICHNNGHINDISNDDINMINSDHGDMTDDGEMAIDPSLYGMDKSASHPIENNIEPVLSHNNKTSQPTSILIEDNELHPPSTKHIEKNFKNTPNSVGNYAHIVDINDESHSITIDVGVDESVENPLSEINETHVKFDNPKPTSRDSDAHISTGSNKADNHKSSDENNTSEEIGSQRNFNSNDNDKGPLINRLIREQLIDLDHESQKEGSMPDFSDLISNTLSSVLPEIEKSATTMKKPRKVNKETPNNVLNLDGLVPPVSKIIKKEESAERLSPTGRVNHTLPKKLVIPLNNISNSNNTLPSVKTEEKSVVKKEVVKIVKPRPVTPTFSFNIPNLKNYPGMATLVTKLLKKYLTAEEFNQFKRESNKERKRKWREANSQKNWENDLRSRLKRRANEKFGPENNEAKQKWIQEEFDSRVSKDKIKLEGSETIDRSGNTVMTDSDSLQILAGSFGKLDLARKIETEVNDIIEDFIENSNKKKRKVTKNKDIPAN
- the RMT2 gene encoding protein-arginine N5-methyltransferase (CAGL0K06457g~Ortholog(s) have protein-arginine N5-methyltransferase activity, role in peptidyl-arginine methylation and cytosol, nucleus localization), with amino-acid sequence MSELHSLLTFPVRPISEEHYLGELSRFLKAGIPATYTLEQVAAFERSELREDADEVSDEEEQSNTTPLHILARSLPGNLSDDEEQVVLHMMDMLFEYGAGWNFIDFENKTVGDLILERNGGNRESPLYQRVVEAGVSAELLLRKLNGGDVEFIDENEIDICAEASAEVVPKDALDDSTGKVSSVSDDDATAADPDTYLNTKLKYTEDALITENNKDGVMMDWETDIMKLAADTLVSRKPVGESVVLNIGFGMGIIDTFIQERNPKKHYICEAHPDVLKKMKNDGWYQKPNVVILEGKWQDSLNKLLDEGNVFFDGIYYDTFSEHYEDMLDLYDIVVGLVNPEGVFSFFNGLGADRPLCYDVYKKIVEVDVATYGMNCEYTYVDLKGKLPDWKDVKRSYYNCEYYYHPKISFA